The following are encoded together in the Triticum dicoccoides isolate Atlit2015 ecotype Zavitan chromosome 6B, WEW_v2.0, whole genome shotgun sequence genome:
- the LOC119325275 gene encoding ammonium transporter 1 member 2, with protein sequence MSTCAASLAPLLGTAAANATDYLCNQFADTTTAIDSTYLLFSAYLVFAMQLGFAMLCAGSVRAKNTMNIMLTNVLDAAAGALFYYLFGFAFAFGTPSNGFIGKHFFGLRDVPQVGFDYSFFLFQWAFAIAAAGITSGSIAERTQFVAYLIYSAFLTGFVYPVVSHWIWSADGWASASRTSGPLLFNSGVIDFAGSGVVHMVGGVAGLWGALIEGPRIGRFDHAGRAVALRGHSASLVVLGTFLLWFGWYGFNPGSFLTILKSYGPPGSIHGQWSAVGRAAVTTTLAGSTAALTTLFGKRLQTGHWNVLDVCNGLLGGFAAITAGCSVVDPWAAIICGFVSAWVLIGLNKLAARFKFDDPLEAAQLHGGCGAWGVIFTALFARREYVEQIYGAPGRPYGLFMGGGGRLLGAHVVLILVIAAWVSCTMGPLFLALNKLGLLRISAEDEMAGMDQTRHGGFAYAYTDEDSSSRPGRGAGGSVGGFMLKSAQTSQVAADATSPSSSV encoded by the coding sequence ATGTCGACGTGCGCGGCGAGCCTGGCGCCGCTGctgggcacggcggcggcgaacgCGACGGACTACCTGTGCAACCAGTTCGCGGACACCACGACTGCGATCGACTCGACGTACCTGCTCTTCTCCGCCTACCTGGTGTTCGCCATGCAGCTCGGCTTCGCCATGCTCTGCGCGGGCTCCGTCCGGGCCAAGAACACCATGAACATCATGCTCACCAACGtgctcgacgccgccgccggcgcGCTCTTCTACTACCTCTTCGGCTTCGCCTTCGCCTTCGGCACGCCCTCCAACGGCTTCATCgggaagcacttcttcggcctccgCGACGTTCCCCAGGTCGGCTTCGACTACAGCTTCTTCCTCTTCCAGTGGGCCTTCGCCATCGCCGCGGCCGGGATAACCTCCGGCTCCATCGCGGAGCGGACGCAGTTCGTGGCCTACCTCATCTACTCGGCCTTCCTCACCGGCTTCGTCTACCCCGTGGTGTCCCACTGGATCTGGTCCGCCGACGGCTGGGCCTCCGCCTCCCGGACGTCGGGGCCGTTGCTCTTCAACTCTGGCGTCATCGACTTCGCCGGGTCCGGGGTTGTGCACATGGTTGGCGGCGTGGCCGGGCTCTGGGGCGCGCTCATCGAGGGCCCCCGCATTGGGCGGTTCGACCACGCCGGACGAGCGGTGGCGCTGCGCGGGCACAGCGCGTCGCTCGTCGTGCTGGGCACCTTCTTGCTGTGGTTTGGCTGGTACGGGTTTAACCCCGGCTCGTTCCTCACCATCCTCAAGTCCTACGGCCCGCCCGGCAGCATCCACGGGCAGTGGTCGGCGGTAGGCCGCGCGGCCGTGACGACCACCCTCGCCGGCAGCACGGCGGCGCTGACGACGCTGTTCGGGAAGAGGCTCCAGACGGGGCACTGGAACGTGCTGGACGTCTGCAACGGCCTCCTGGGCGGCTTCGCCGCGATCACCGCGGGGTGCTCCGTGGTGGACCCGTGGGCGGCGATCATCTGCGGGTTCGTGTCGGCGTGGGTGCTCATCGGGCTGAACAAGCTGGCCGCGAGGTTCAAGTTCGACGACCCGCTGGAGGCGGCGCAGCTGCACGGCGGGTGCGGCGCGTGGGGCGTCATCTTCACGGCGCTGTTCGCGCGCAGGGAGTACGTGGAGCAGATCTACGGCGCGCCGGGGCGGCCGTACGGGCTGTTCAtgggcggcggggggcggctgcTGGGCGCGCACGTGGTGCTGATCCTGGTGATCGCGGCGTGGGTGAGCTGCACCATGGGCCCGCTGTTCCTGGCGCTGAACAAGCTGGGGCTGCTGCGCATCTCCGCCGAGGACGAGATGGCCGGCATGGACCAGACGCGGCACGGCGGGTTCGCGTACGCCTACACCGACGAGGACTCCAGCAGCAGGCCGGGCCGCGGCGCCGGCGGCAGCGTCGGAGGGTTCATGCTCAAGTCAGCGCAGACCTCGCAGGTCGCGGCCGACGCCACGTCCCCGAGCAGCTCGGTCTAG
- the LOC119326041 gene encoding pentatricopeptide repeat-containing protein At1g33350-like has product MVTARAATQPTTFHLLRFASLRLSCLPYARRLFDSTPYPNVFLYSAMLSAYAAASPAQAYARDALALFLRMLRRGRSAPNQFVYPLVLRAACVVGVQLVRSIHSHAYKSGFHAHDVIRTSLLDGYSRYGMMLDARKLFDGLTERNVVSWTALLSGYTRAGKVGDAIVLFERMPERDVAAWNAMIAGCTQNGLFLEALGICSRMVEEGFRPNGTTVACVLSACGHLGMLKIGKVIHGYAWRSCVGFGSSVVNGLIDMYGKCGTLKGARWMFDEFSDKSLTTWNCLINCLALHGHSKSAIAVFGEMRDAGIEPDEVTFVGLLNACTHGGFVDEGLMYFELMCDELRIEPEIEHYGCIIDLLGRAARFEDVMNVIKDMKVQPDEVIWGSLLNACRIHRQLELAEFAIRKLLQLNPNNVNYVVMLANLYSEGGSWEQVMKVRKLMQEDMGKKVPGCSWIEVDRKTHMFYSGDDTHPVSEDICNTLVELVASMEMCQD; this is encoded by the coding sequence ATGGTCACCGCCCGCGCCGCCACGCAGCCCACCACCTTCCACCTCCTCCGTTTCGCATCCCTCCGCCTCTCCTGCCTCCCGTACGCCCGCCGCCTCTTCGACTCCACGCCCTATCCCAATGTCTTCCTCTACTCCGCCATGCTCTCCGCCTACGCCGCCGCGTCCCCCGCGCAGGCGTACGCCCGGGACGCCCTCGCCCTCTTCCTCCGTATGCTCCGCCGCGGCCGCTCCGCGCCCAACCAGTTCGTCTACCCGCTAGTCCTCCGCGCCGCCTGCGTCGTCGGCGTCCAGCTGGTTAGGTCGATCCATTCGCACGCCTACAAGAGCGGGTTCCACGCGCATGATGTTATAAGGACTTCGCTGCTTGATGGGTACTCGAGGTATGGCATGATGCTGGACGCACGAAAGTTGTTTGATGGTTTGACCGAGAGGAATGTGGTCTCCTGGACCGCGCTGCTGTCCGGCTACACAAGGGCCGGGAAGGTCGGAGATGCGATTGTTCTGTTTGAACGGATGCCCGAGAGGGATGTGGCTGCGTGGAACGCGATGATCGCTGGCTGCACGCAGAATGGATTGTTTCTGGAGGCTCTGGGGATTTGTAGCAGGATGGTGGAAGAGGGGTTCCGGCCGAATGGGACCACAGTTGCTTGTGTGCTGTCTGCATGTGGGCACCTTGGGATGCTGAAAATCGGGAAGGTGATCCATGGTTATGCGTGGAGGAGCTGTGTTGGTTTTGGCTCGTCTGTTGTGAATGGGTTGATTGATATGTATGGCAAATGCGGGACTTTGAAGGGGGCGAGGTGGATGTTTGATGAGTTTTCCGACAAGAGTCTGACCACATGGAATTGTCTGATTAATTGCCTTGCACTACATGGGCACAGCAAGAGTGCAATTGCTGTCTTCGGTGAGATGAGGGACGCGGGAATTGAACCTGATGAGGTTACATTTGTGGGATTGTTAAATGCGTGCACCCATGGTGGATTTGTCGATGAAGGGCTTATGTACTTTGAACTCATGTGCGATGAGCTGAGAATTGAGCCGGAGATTGAGCATTATGGGTGTATCATTGACCTTCTTGGTCGAGCAGCACGATTTGAAGATGTAATGAATGTTATTAAAGATATGAAAGTCCAACCAGATGAGGTCATTTGGGGGTCACTTCTCAATGCCTGTAGGATACACAGACAGCTAGAGCTTGCTGAGTTTGCTATAAGAAAATTACTGCAGTTGAATCCAAACAATGTTAATTATGTTGTGATGCTGGCAAACTTATACAGTGAAGGTGGATCCTGGGAACAGGTTATGAAGGTACGGAAGCTGATGCAGGAGGATATGGGCAAGAAAGTGCCTGGTTGTAGTTGGATCGAGGTGGATCGCAAGACACATATGTTTTACTCTGGCGACGATACTCATCCTGTATCAGAGGATATCTGTAACACTCTTGTGGAATTAGTGGCCTCAATGGAAATGTGTCAGGATTAA